A single genomic interval of Hippoglossus stenolepis isolate QCI-W04-F060 chromosome 24, HSTE1.2, whole genome shotgun sequence harbors:
- the LOC118103146 gene encoding ras-associated and pleckstrin homology domains-containing protein 1 isoform X3, translating into MDQVSDDELDHGAEEDSDKEDQDLDKMFGAWLGELDKLTQSLDDGKPQKALQKPPLRQETNMANFSYRFSMYNINEALNQGDTVDLDALMADLCSIEQELNTISRPTSTSRGQSKGQQRTPVGRAASSKHTGTSGGGSSGGSTSSSTRASPANTVRGGSVNARPAASNISLDEITSQLEKASLSMDEAARQTSSSSSSSSSSFSSTTLRRPSSGSSGGGQHRRTGSVGAVSEQEAPSQRSSVNSACASASSMDSLDIDKVLTGGEAEGQSSSNAPGQNQTSTEHSYLDRETSLILKSIAGKPSHLLTKEEQAAKLKAEKIRVALEKIKEAQVKKLVIRVHMSDESSKTMMVDERQSVRQVLDSLLDKSHCGYSPDWALVETITELQMERIFEDHENLVENLLNWTRDSHNKLMFIERIEKYALFKNPQNYLLGRKETSEMADRNKEALLEECFCGGSVSVPEIEGILWLKEDGKKSWKKRYFLLRASGIYYVPKGKAKASRDLVCFLQLDHVNVYYGQDYRSKYKAPTDYCLALKHPQIQKKSQYIKYLCCDDVRTLHQWVNGIRIAKYGKQLYVNYQEAMKRTEAAYDWSSLSTSSIRSGSSSASIPESQSNHSGHSDSGVDTGSSHGRSQSVVSSIFSEAWKRGTQIEENTKQIRMEASRGATLPHASHSHRHHSQHSVDHPALTPPPQTHPQAQTPPPPQPQHPPVHPPVHPQTLAQPQQQHLPPQSPQQAPQPLPQSPQRPQPPPPQSPQQQQQQQQQQQKPQAVSDYHHMPPPQQQPQAVSDYHHMPPQQQQQQPQAVSGYHHMPPQQQQQQQQPQTDSDYHHRPPPQQQPQTVSDYHHMPPQQQQQQPQTDSGYHHRPPPQQQPQTVSDYHHRPPPQQQPKAISGYHHMPPPQQQPQAVSDYHHMPPPPQQQPQAVSGYHHMPPPPQQQPQAVSDYHHMPPPPQQQPQAVSGYHHMPPPPQQQPQAVSDYHHMPTTAAATGRQ; encoded by the exons atggatCAGGTATCAGATGACGAGTTGGACcatggagcagaggaggacagTGATAAGGAGGACCAAGACCTGGACAAGATGTTTGGAGCCTGGCTGGGAGAACTGGACAAGCTCACACAG AGTCTGGATGACGGCAAGCCACAGAAAGCACTGCAGAAGCCTCCTCTCAGACAGGAGACGAACATGGCCAACTTCTCCTACCGCTTCTCAATGTACAACATAAACG AGGCGTTGAACCAGGGAGACACAGTGGACCTGGATGCCCTGATGGCCGACCTGTGCTCCATCGAGCAGGAGCTCAATACCATTTCCAGACCAACCTCCACGTCTCGTGGCCAGAGCAAAGGCCAGCAGAGGACCCCCGTGGGCCGCGCTGCTAGTAGCAAGCACACAGGCACCAGTGGAGGGGGAAGCAGTGGAG GAAGTACCAGTAGCAGTACCAGGGCATCGCCGGCCAACACAGTACGAGGCGGCAGCGTCAACGCTCGCCCCGCAGCCTCCAACATCTCCCTCGATGAAATCACTTCCCAGCTGGAGAAGGCCTCTCTCAGCATGGACGAGGCGGCTCGTCAgacgtcctcctcttcctcctcctcttcttcctcattctCTTCCACCACGCTCCGGCGGCCCTCGTCGGGGTCCTCTGGCGGTGGGCAGCACCGCAGGACGGGCTCTGTGGGCGCAGTCAGCGAGCAGGAGGCACCGTCCCAGCGGTCTAGTGTCAATTCAGCATGTGCCTCAGCGTCCAGCATGGACTCCCTGGACATTGACAAAGTGTTGACGGGAGGAGAGGCGGAGGGCCAGAGCAGCTCGAACGCACCAGGACAAAACCAGACCAGCACTGAG CACTCGTATCTGGACCGAGAAACCTCACTCATTTTGAAAAGCATAGCTGGAAAGCCTTCTCACCTCCTGACCAAG GAGGAGCAAGCAGCCAAACTGAAGGCGGAGAAGATCCGAGTCGCCCTGGAAAAAATCAAGGAGGCTCAGGTTAAAAAG ctggtGATCAGGGTCCACATGTCGGACGAGAGCTCCAAGACCATGATGGTGGACGAGCGGCAGTCAGTCAGGCAGGTGCTGGACAGCCTGCTGGACAAGTCGCACTGTGGCTACAGCCCCGACTGGGCCCTCGTGGAAACCATCACGGAGCTCCAGATGG aACGTATTTTTGAGGATCACGAGAACTTGGTGGAGAATCTGTTGAACTGGACCCGGGACAGCCACAACAAGCTCATGTTCATCGAGCGCATCGAGAAATACGCTCTTTTCAAAAACCCACAG AACTATTTGCTGGGGCGGAAGGAGACATCAGAGATGGCAGACAGGAATAAAGAGGCTCTATTAGAG GAGTGTTTCTGCGGCGGCTCGGTGTCTGTGCCAGAGATCGAGGGCATCCTGTGGCTGAAGGAGGACGGGAAGAAGTCGTGGAAGAAGCGTTACTTCCTCCTCAGGGCTTCTGGGATCTATTACGTCCCAAAGGGCAAAGCCAAG GCCTCCAGAGATCTCGTGTGCTTCCTGCAGTTGGACCATGTTAACGTGTATTACGGCCAGGACTACCGCAGCAAATACAAGGCTCCCACTGACTACTGCCTGGCCCTGAAG CATCCGCAAATCCAGAAGAAGTCGCAGTACATCAAGTACTTGTGCTGCGATGATGTCAGGACTCTGCACCAATGGGTGAATGGAATCCGAATCGCCAAG tatGGAAAGCAGCTTTATGTGAACTACCAAGAAGCCATGAAGAGAACAGAGGCGGCCTATGATTGGTcgtctctctccacctccagcatTCGATCAGGCTCCAGCTCTGCCAGCATACCTG AGTCCCAGTCCAATCATTCAGGACATTCGGACAGTGGTGTGGACACAGGCTCCTCTCATGGCCGCTCCCAGAGTGTGGTGAGCTCCATTTTCTCTGAGGCCTGGAAGAGAGGGACCCAGATCGAGGAAAACACCAAG CAGATAAGAATGGAGGCATCCAGAGGAGCCACCCTGCCGCATGCTTCCCACAGTCACCGGCATCACAGCCAGCACTCAGTTGACCACCCAGCCCTGACGCCCCCTCCTCAGACTCATCCCCAGGCCCAAACACCGCCCCCACCACAGCCTCAGCACCCACCAGTGCACCCACCAGTGCACCCCCAGACACTGGCCCAACCACAACAGCAGCACCTGCCGCCTCAGTCTCCTCAACAGGCCCCGCAGCCTCTGCCCCAATCACCTCAGCGCCCTCAGCCACCGCCGCCACAGTCTccgcaacagcaacagcaacagcagcagcagcagcaaaagcCACAGGCCGTCAGTGACTACCACCATATGCCCCCACCGCAGCAACAGCCACAGGCCGTCAGTGACTACCACCATATGCCcccgcagcagcaacagcaacagccacAGGCCGTCAGTGGCTACCACCACATGcccccgcagcagcagcagcaacagcaacagccacAGACCGACAGTGACTACCACCACAGGCCCCCACCACAGCAACAGCCACAGACCGTCAGTGACTACCACCACATGcccccgcagcagcagcagcaacagccaCAGACCGACAGTGGCTACCACCACAGGCCCCCACCACAGCAACAGCCACAGACCGTCAGTGACTACCACCACAGGCCCCCACCACAGCAACAGCCAAAGGCCATCAGCGGCTACCACCACATGCccccaccacagcagcagccacaggccGTCAGTGACTACCACCACATgcccccaccaccacagcagcagccacaggccGTCAGTGGCTACCACCACATgcccccaccaccacagcagcagccacaggccGTCAGTGACTACCACCACATgcccccaccaccacagcagcagccacaggccGTCAGTGGCTACCACCACATgcccccaccaccacagcagcagccacaggccGTCAGTGACTACCACCACATgcccaccacagcagcagccacaggccGTCAGTGA
- the LOC118103146 gene encoding ras-associated and pleckstrin homology domains-containing protein 1 isoform X5, with amino-acid sequence MDQVSDDELDHGAEEDSDKEDQDLDKMFGAWLGELDKLTQSLDDGKPQKALQKPPLRQETNMANFSYRFSMYNINEALNQGDTVDLDALMADLCSIEQELNTISRPTSTSRGQSKGQQRTPVGRAASSKHTGTSGGGSSGGSTSSSTRASPANTVRGGSVNARPAASNISLDEITSQLEKASLSMDEAARQTSSSSSSSSSSFSSTTLRRPSSGSSGGGQHRRTGSVGAVSEQEAPSQRSSVNSACASASSMDSLDIDKVLTGGEAEGQSSSNAPGQNQTSTEEEQAAKLKAEKIRVALEKIKEAQVKKLVIRVHMSDESSKTMMVDERQSVRQVLDSLLDKSHCGYSPDWALVETITELQMERIFEDHENLVENLLNWTRDSHNKLMFIERIEKYALFKNPQNYLLGRKETSEMADRNKEALLEECFCGGSVSVPEIEGILWLKEDGKKSWKKRYFLLRASGIYYVPKGKAKASRDLVCFLQLDHVNVYYGQDYRSKYKAPTDYCLALKHPQIQKKSQYIKYLCCDDVRTLHQWVNGIRIAKYGKQLYVNYQEAMKRTEAAYDWSSLSTSSIRSGSSSASIPESQSNHSGHSDSGVDTGSSHGRSQSVVSSIFSEAWKRGTQIEENTKQIRMEASRGATLPHASHSHRHHSQHSVDHPALTPPPQTHPQAQTPPPPQPQHPPVHPPVHPQTLAQPQQQHLPPQSPQQAPQPLPQSPQRPQPPPPQSPQQQQQQQQQQQKPQAVSDYHHMPPPQQQPQAVSDYHHMPPQQQQQQPQAVSGYHHMPPQQQQQQQQPQTDSDYHHRPPPQQQPQTVSDYHHMPPQQQQQQPQTDSGYHHRPPPQQQPQTVSDYHHRPPPQQQPKAISGYHHMPPPQQQPQAVSDYHHMPPPPQQQPQAVSGYHHMPPPPQQQPQAVSDYHHMPPPPQQQPQAVSGYHHMPPPPQQQPQAVSDYHHMPTTAAATGRQ; translated from the exons atggatCAGGTATCAGATGACGAGTTGGACcatggagcagaggaggacagTGATAAGGAGGACCAAGACCTGGACAAGATGTTTGGAGCCTGGCTGGGAGAACTGGACAAGCTCACACAG AGTCTGGATGACGGCAAGCCACAGAAAGCACTGCAGAAGCCTCCTCTCAGACAGGAGACGAACATGGCCAACTTCTCCTACCGCTTCTCAATGTACAACATAAACG AGGCGTTGAACCAGGGAGACACAGTGGACCTGGATGCCCTGATGGCCGACCTGTGCTCCATCGAGCAGGAGCTCAATACCATTTCCAGACCAACCTCCACGTCTCGTGGCCAGAGCAAAGGCCAGCAGAGGACCCCCGTGGGCCGCGCTGCTAGTAGCAAGCACACAGGCACCAGTGGAGGGGGAAGCAGTGGAG GAAGTACCAGTAGCAGTACCAGGGCATCGCCGGCCAACACAGTACGAGGCGGCAGCGTCAACGCTCGCCCCGCAGCCTCCAACATCTCCCTCGATGAAATCACTTCCCAGCTGGAGAAGGCCTCTCTCAGCATGGACGAGGCGGCTCGTCAgacgtcctcctcttcctcctcctcttcttcctcattctCTTCCACCACGCTCCGGCGGCCCTCGTCGGGGTCCTCTGGCGGTGGGCAGCACCGCAGGACGGGCTCTGTGGGCGCAGTCAGCGAGCAGGAGGCACCGTCCCAGCGGTCTAGTGTCAATTCAGCATGTGCCTCAGCGTCCAGCATGGACTCCCTGGACATTGACAAAGTGTTGACGGGAGGAGAGGCGGAGGGCCAGAGCAGCTCGAACGCACCAGGACAAAACCAGACCAGCACTGAG GAGGAGCAAGCAGCCAAACTGAAGGCGGAGAAGATCCGAGTCGCCCTGGAAAAAATCAAGGAGGCTCAGGTTAAAAAG ctggtGATCAGGGTCCACATGTCGGACGAGAGCTCCAAGACCATGATGGTGGACGAGCGGCAGTCAGTCAGGCAGGTGCTGGACAGCCTGCTGGACAAGTCGCACTGTGGCTACAGCCCCGACTGGGCCCTCGTGGAAACCATCACGGAGCTCCAGATGG aACGTATTTTTGAGGATCACGAGAACTTGGTGGAGAATCTGTTGAACTGGACCCGGGACAGCCACAACAAGCTCATGTTCATCGAGCGCATCGAGAAATACGCTCTTTTCAAAAACCCACAG AACTATTTGCTGGGGCGGAAGGAGACATCAGAGATGGCAGACAGGAATAAAGAGGCTCTATTAGAG GAGTGTTTCTGCGGCGGCTCGGTGTCTGTGCCAGAGATCGAGGGCATCCTGTGGCTGAAGGAGGACGGGAAGAAGTCGTGGAAGAAGCGTTACTTCCTCCTCAGGGCTTCTGGGATCTATTACGTCCCAAAGGGCAAAGCCAAG GCCTCCAGAGATCTCGTGTGCTTCCTGCAGTTGGACCATGTTAACGTGTATTACGGCCAGGACTACCGCAGCAAATACAAGGCTCCCACTGACTACTGCCTGGCCCTGAAG CATCCGCAAATCCAGAAGAAGTCGCAGTACATCAAGTACTTGTGCTGCGATGATGTCAGGACTCTGCACCAATGGGTGAATGGAATCCGAATCGCCAAG tatGGAAAGCAGCTTTATGTGAACTACCAAGAAGCCATGAAGAGAACAGAGGCGGCCTATGATTGGTcgtctctctccacctccagcatTCGATCAGGCTCCAGCTCTGCCAGCATACCTG AGTCCCAGTCCAATCATTCAGGACATTCGGACAGTGGTGTGGACACAGGCTCCTCTCATGGCCGCTCCCAGAGTGTGGTGAGCTCCATTTTCTCTGAGGCCTGGAAGAGAGGGACCCAGATCGAGGAAAACACCAAG CAGATAAGAATGGAGGCATCCAGAGGAGCCACCCTGCCGCATGCTTCCCACAGTCACCGGCATCACAGCCAGCACTCAGTTGACCACCCAGCCCTGACGCCCCCTCCTCAGACTCATCCCCAGGCCCAAACACCGCCCCCACCACAGCCTCAGCACCCACCAGTGCACCCACCAGTGCACCCCCAGACACTGGCCCAACCACAACAGCAGCACCTGCCGCCTCAGTCTCCTCAACAGGCCCCGCAGCCTCTGCCCCAATCACCTCAGCGCCCTCAGCCACCGCCGCCACAGTCTccgcaacagcaacagcaacagcagcagcagcagcaaaagcCACAGGCCGTCAGTGACTACCACCATATGCCCCCACCGCAGCAACAGCCACAGGCCGTCAGTGACTACCACCATATGCCcccgcagcagcaacagcaacagccacAGGCCGTCAGTGGCTACCACCACATGcccccgcagcagcagcagcaacagcaacagccacAGACCGACAGTGACTACCACCACAGGCCCCCACCACAGCAACAGCCACAGACCGTCAGTGACTACCACCACATGcccccgcagcagcagcagcaacagccaCAGACCGACAGTGGCTACCACCACAGGCCCCCACCACAGCAACAGCCACAGACCGTCAGTGACTACCACCACAGGCCCCCACCACAGCAACAGCCAAAGGCCATCAGCGGCTACCACCACATGCccccaccacagcagcagccacaggccGTCAGTGACTACCACCACATgcccccaccaccacagcagcagccacaggccGTCAGTGGCTACCACCACATgcccccaccaccacagcagcagccacaggccGTCAGTGACTACCACCACATgcccccaccaccacagcagcagccacaggccGTCAGTGGCTACCACCACATgcccccaccaccacagcagcagccacaggccGTCAGTGACTACCACCACATgcccaccacagcagcagccacaggccGTCAGTGA
- the LOC118103146 gene encoding ras-associated and pleckstrin homology domains-containing protein 1 isoform X4 — protein MDQVSDDELDHGAEEDSDKEDQDLDKMFGAWLGELDKLTQSLDDGKPQKALQKPPLRQETNMANFSYRFSMYNINEALNQGDTVDLDALMADLCSIEQELNTISRPTSTSRGQSKGQQRTPVGRAASSKHTGTSGGGSSGGSTSSSTRASPANTVRGGSVNARPAASNISLDEITSQLEKASLSMDEAARQTSSSSSSSSSSFSSTTLRRPSSGSSGGGQHRRTGSVGAVSEQEAPSQRSSVNSACASASSMDSLDIDKVLTGGEAEGQSSSNAPGQNQTSTEHSYLDRETSLILKSIAGKPSHLLTKEEQAAKLKAEKIRVALEKIKEAQVKKLVIRVHMSDESSKTMMVDERQSVRQVLDSLLDKSHCGYSPDWALVETITELQMERIFEDHENLVENLLNWTRDSHNKLMFIERIEKYALFKNPQNYLLGRKETSEMADRNKEALLEECFCGGSVSVPEIEGILWLKEDGKKSWKKRYFLLRASGIYYVPKGKAKASRDLVCFLQLDHVNVYYGQDYRSKYKAPTDYCLALKHPQIQKKSQYIKYLCCDDVRTLHQWVNGIRIAKYGKQLYVNYQEAMKRTEAAYDWSSLSTSSIRSGSSSASIPESQSNHSGHSDSGVDTGSSHGRSQSVVSSIFSEAWKRGTQIEENTKIRMEASRGATLPHASHSHRHHSQHSVDHPALTPPPQTHPQAQTPPPPQPQHPPVHPPVHPQTLAQPQQQHLPPQSPQQAPQPLPQSPQRPQPPPPQSPQQQQQQQQQQQKPQAVSDYHHMPPPQQQPQAVSDYHHMPPQQQQQQPQAVSGYHHMPPQQQQQQQQPQTDSDYHHRPPPQQQPQTVSDYHHMPPQQQQQQPQTDSGYHHRPPPQQQPQTVSDYHHRPPPQQQPKAISGYHHMPPPQQQPQAVSDYHHMPPPPQQQPQAVSGYHHMPPPPQQQPQAVSDYHHMPPPPQQQPQAVSGYHHMPPPPQQQPQAVSDYHHMPTTAAATGRQ, from the exons atggatCAGGTATCAGATGACGAGTTGGACcatggagcagaggaggacagTGATAAGGAGGACCAAGACCTGGACAAGATGTTTGGAGCCTGGCTGGGAGAACTGGACAAGCTCACACAG AGTCTGGATGACGGCAAGCCACAGAAAGCACTGCAGAAGCCTCCTCTCAGACAGGAGACGAACATGGCCAACTTCTCCTACCGCTTCTCAATGTACAACATAAACG AGGCGTTGAACCAGGGAGACACAGTGGACCTGGATGCCCTGATGGCCGACCTGTGCTCCATCGAGCAGGAGCTCAATACCATTTCCAGACCAACCTCCACGTCTCGTGGCCAGAGCAAAGGCCAGCAGAGGACCCCCGTGGGCCGCGCTGCTAGTAGCAAGCACACAGGCACCAGTGGAGGGGGAAGCAGTGGAG GAAGTACCAGTAGCAGTACCAGGGCATCGCCGGCCAACACAGTACGAGGCGGCAGCGTCAACGCTCGCCCCGCAGCCTCCAACATCTCCCTCGATGAAATCACTTCCCAGCTGGAGAAGGCCTCTCTCAGCATGGACGAGGCGGCTCGTCAgacgtcctcctcttcctcctcctcttcttcctcattctCTTCCACCACGCTCCGGCGGCCCTCGTCGGGGTCCTCTGGCGGTGGGCAGCACCGCAGGACGGGCTCTGTGGGCGCAGTCAGCGAGCAGGAGGCACCGTCCCAGCGGTCTAGTGTCAATTCAGCATGTGCCTCAGCGTCCAGCATGGACTCCCTGGACATTGACAAAGTGTTGACGGGAGGAGAGGCGGAGGGCCAGAGCAGCTCGAACGCACCAGGACAAAACCAGACCAGCACTGAG CACTCGTATCTGGACCGAGAAACCTCACTCATTTTGAAAAGCATAGCTGGAAAGCCTTCTCACCTCCTGACCAAG GAGGAGCAAGCAGCCAAACTGAAGGCGGAGAAGATCCGAGTCGCCCTGGAAAAAATCAAGGAGGCTCAGGTTAAAAAG ctggtGATCAGGGTCCACATGTCGGACGAGAGCTCCAAGACCATGATGGTGGACGAGCGGCAGTCAGTCAGGCAGGTGCTGGACAGCCTGCTGGACAAGTCGCACTGTGGCTACAGCCCCGACTGGGCCCTCGTGGAAACCATCACGGAGCTCCAGATGG aACGTATTTTTGAGGATCACGAGAACTTGGTGGAGAATCTGTTGAACTGGACCCGGGACAGCCACAACAAGCTCATGTTCATCGAGCGCATCGAGAAATACGCTCTTTTCAAAAACCCACAG AACTATTTGCTGGGGCGGAAGGAGACATCAGAGATGGCAGACAGGAATAAAGAGGCTCTATTAGAG GAGTGTTTCTGCGGCGGCTCGGTGTCTGTGCCAGAGATCGAGGGCATCCTGTGGCTGAAGGAGGACGGGAAGAAGTCGTGGAAGAAGCGTTACTTCCTCCTCAGGGCTTCTGGGATCTATTACGTCCCAAAGGGCAAAGCCAAG GCCTCCAGAGATCTCGTGTGCTTCCTGCAGTTGGACCATGTTAACGTGTATTACGGCCAGGACTACCGCAGCAAATACAAGGCTCCCACTGACTACTGCCTGGCCCTGAAG CATCCGCAAATCCAGAAGAAGTCGCAGTACATCAAGTACTTGTGCTGCGATGATGTCAGGACTCTGCACCAATGGGTGAATGGAATCCGAATCGCCAAG tatGGAAAGCAGCTTTATGTGAACTACCAAGAAGCCATGAAGAGAACAGAGGCGGCCTATGATTGGTcgtctctctccacctccagcatTCGATCAGGCTCCAGCTCTGCCAGCATACCTG AGTCCCAGTCCAATCATTCAGGACATTCGGACAGTGGTGTGGACACAGGCTCCTCTCATGGCCGCTCCCAGAGTGTGGTGAGCTCCATTTTCTCTGAGGCCTGGAAGAGAGGGACCCAGATCGAGGAAAACACCAAG ATAAGAATGGAGGCATCCAGAGGAGCCACCCTGCCGCATGCTTCCCACAGTCACCGGCATCACAGCCAGCACTCAGTTGACCACCCAGCCCTGACGCCCCCTCCTCAGACTCATCCCCAGGCCCAAACACCGCCCCCACCACAGCCTCAGCACCCACCAGTGCACCCACCAGTGCACCCCCAGACACTGGCCCAACCACAACAGCAGCACCTGCCGCCTCAGTCTCCTCAACAGGCCCCGCAGCCTCTGCCCCAATCACCTCAGCGCCCTCAGCCACCGCCGCCACAGTCTccgcaacagcaacagcaacagcagcagcagcagcaaaagcCACAGGCCGTCAGTGACTACCACCATATGCCCCCACCGCAGCAACAGCCACAGGCCGTCAGTGACTACCACCATATGCCcccgcagcagcaacagcaacagccacAGGCCGTCAGTGGCTACCACCACATGcccccgcagcagcagcagcaacagcaacagccacAGACCGACAGTGACTACCACCACAGGCCCCCACCACAGCAACAGCCACAGACCGTCAGTGACTACCACCACATGcccccgcagcagcagcagcaacagccaCAGACCGACAGTGGCTACCACCACAGGCCCCCACCACAGCAACAGCCACAGACCGTCAGTGACTACCACCACAGGCCCCCACCACAGCAACAGCCAAAGGCCATCAGCGGCTACCACCACATGCccccaccacagcagcagccacaggccGTCAGTGACTACCACCACATgcccccaccaccacagcagcagccacaggccGTCAGTGGCTACCACCACATgcccccaccaccacagcagcagccacaggccGTCAGTGACTACCACCACATgcccccaccaccacagcagcagccacaggccGTCAGTGGCTACCACCACATgcccccaccaccacagcagcagccacaggccGTCAGTGACTACCACCACATgcccaccacagcagcagccacaggccGTCAGTGA